The Lycium barbarum isolate Lr01 chromosome 11, ASM1917538v2, whole genome shotgun sequence genome contains the following window.
attttTTATTTCGTAGTGCTACAAATGTATGGGAAATGATAAAGATATAGTAATTTTTTTGTGTGATCTGATTGAAGAATTTGTTTGGCATTGGTTAATGGTGTCATGAAGgttctaatttttttattttatttaatatttaaatAAGATTGGTATAGTCACAATTATTATATGAATGTAATTTATTTCATGTTACATGTATTTTTCTGCTATCCATCATGTTTAGTTATTTGACAGTATTTAATTGTTGTCGTAATTTCAAGCTActatttgatcttttggttgattgtatgtgtttttattgttgtttaatgatGGTGATAATTTATCTATTAATCTAAATTTGAGAGAAATATTGATGGATTACCCATAGAAAAGAAGATTGAGGACTAGGTAATTTAGCCTGTTAACCCAAGCTTAtgaaaaatcctttttttttttaatgtttattCTAGAAATTGAGGTGCTTGGCTAAAATTTTaggaaaaaaacaatttttttttaaaataatgaaAATATATTTCCGAAGCTGAACTACCGTGCAATTTCCATCCCTAGCTCACTTTTGAGCCTATCTTAACTTAgataatataattaataaatctacagaatattattataaaaataaatgcaaaattataaataataatttttttgagattataataaaaaaatatttcaagAGTAAGAAAATCTATGTTATACATTTTATTAAATAGACAGAAGTGAACAAAAGACAATTTAGTATGAAGTCACATGTCAATGAAACGATATTAAGTAATGGACAAAATTGTAGAAAAGAGAatttttctaaaattattttttatagtgTAGATATATTTGAGTAAGATTATTCGAACTCAaaccataacaaataaaattaaagataagaaATATTGAACAACAAAAGAATTCCAAGCCTTGGCAATGTGATGATGCCAAGTAATGAATATAATACCTATAACGATAAACAAAGAATACAAACATCAAAACTTTAATGTAGAAATATAAAGAAATAagacttatgtatatataaaaagatTGAGTATAAACTCAAATAGTTAATACTCACCGTGCATCGCGTGGGTACGTATACTAGTATTATGAAATGAGATGTACAAAGGTTTGGAGTACGTAATAAAACTGTACTGTAGTAAAATTGTAGTACTAAGAACTTGAGACATTCTTGATGATAAAATGTACAAAGGTTTGGAGTACGTACTAAAACTGTACTATAGTAAAAATGTACGTAGTACTAACTTGGGACATTCTTGATGATAAAATGGATAGGGACATTCTTGATGATAAAATGGATAGGTTTCACTACTACCTGTAGTACAATCAAACATGTACTTGCTATTCTTATTTGTAAAAGAATGTACTTCATCAACAGTCTATAAAAAGGAGTCAAATTTGTTACACTGGAGATGCCAAGGGGAAATTGTAGAAGTAGCAGAAAATGACACTTTGTTGGTGATTTTGGTCTCGAAAGAGTGTTGCTGCTTATCATTGTTCTGCTGGTATACACTGTATAATGTTATttatcctctttttttttttttttttttaattataaatagTTACAGTACCTTTCCAATTTCACCAACAGATTAAGTCGTTCAATATCAACGTTTTGCGCAATGTAACTGGTAtctcaaaattaaaatttaattcaTCTAATATTACCTATTACTCTATTTTCAAATGTGTTTAGTGTCTCAAAATTAAGATTTAATTTATCTAATATTACCTACTCTATTTTCAAATTATGAAGAATTTCGGTGAAATATAATTTTAATTTGAGATCAAATTAAACTTTAGAACATTTTAGGGAGTATTTACTTTGTATTTTCGGGATAATGAAAATGGTAATTCAGGAGCATACAACTTTTGAAAACGTAGCGCACACAATTGAAAGGGATAGCGTTATTTTTATCATGTCCTATTTTACTACTTAGAATTAAAAACgtcatttttctttttgaaaCAGGTAATTTGTAGTCTTGTACTCAATAGTATTATAATTAAAAGGATTCAACTTATATTCACTTGTTTTGTGTAATCACCTACAATTGCATTTTAAATGATACAATCATGGAATAAAATTTACACTGTAAATGTACAGTAGTTAAACCCTGTAGTAAAATATACTTAGGGAtcatttggttggaaacaagttatcccagAATTATTTATCTTGTGATTAGTTATCCcgagattagttattccaccctctacagggataaaataacactacaatcctGGAATAACCAATTCCGAAATTAGTTATACTGCGATTTTATCTCAACCAAACGTGAGATAAACTCATCTAAAATTTAATCCCGTGATTATTTACCCTTTATCCGTCGTACCAAACTAATAAAGCAGTGACGACATCGTCGTATGAGACAGCATTATACTTTTGGGACCAAAGTCACCAACACAGTCTCAAATTTCTCATCTCAGTATCACAACCTGCAATATCAGTCTCACTGCCCATATGAAGGTGTTCGGGAACATTGAAAAACGTTCTGTCTAATGATTTCCATTGCTTTCTTTTTGTGAATTAGTGGCCTTTTATATTTCTTGGATAATGTACTCCATTAGCTGCAATTGATGTAGCTTATATAATTGCCAGTCCCGGATATGTACTAAATCCTATCAATGGATTTAGACCTGCATTTTTAATTACTATTTGTTGTCTCATATTATTTTGGTATTGTAATTGAACTGAACGGATACTGATTTAAGATAATGTAAATGTTACAGTCTCATATTTGTAGTAGCGTGCAAACTTAGTTCCTAAAGATTTGAATAATAACAGATGAATTTAGATTCGTCAAGTTTGTGAAACTAGTATAATGAATTGTTTCAATTGGGACATCTAACAACGGAAAAGATATCCATTAGCCATCCTAAATTACCACTCAATTCATTAATATCTCTATCTGTTGAGCTGGGAAAAAATCTATTAATATCTCTCTGTAGATTGTTCTGTAATGGATTGGGGTTTCTATAGTTTACTGATTCATATTAATAAAATTGAATCACAATTGGATTTAAGTTATTTCGACTTACTATGCAAAGAGAAAAAACTAAACACCTACTAATTTTTTCACGAATGAATTCAAGACATTGCCTTGCATATAAACTTTTATCATTTAATATGGTTAAGTAAGGGAAAACGGTGCTTTTAGCCCCTGAGTTATCGCGTAATTCTAATTTTAATCTCTGTGATATTCGACTAAGCACTTTTGACCTTCAATTAAGCAATATGTGCTATGTGCTATTTTAGTCCGATGACTAACGGATCTGGTAAAACTAAACAGACCGTCAGTAGTTACTAAAGGTGCTTTATGTATTTAAGAATATATGGTTTCTGCGATATAAACTGTTGGAAAAACATTACTTCTGCATACCCTAATTAAACTAATACTGTACTATGTTATATTATTCCAAATTTTAATGAGATAATTTTCCTCATATTTTTTCAAAACTTTCACTTCCGAGTCCTTCCCTATACCCAGAGCTAGTTGGTTCTCCCCGAAATGCGTTGAGGCGCAGCAGTTGACTAGACATCTAGGAGTAAAGCACTATTTCGGTGCGGGCCGCGAGGGTCAAGTTGGTAATTTTTCTTACATCTCCCCCTCCTGGAGCCCAGGTATCATATACGCCCCCAAAATAAAGAGTCTCATCTCCAAGTTTAACTCAGATGTAGCTCCCTACAAAACTCTGCCGTGAAAATTACTACTGATACAAGTCCCTATGAAACCTCAAACATAGCACTAGTAAGCCCGTTAACcagtttgaaccggaccggtaaccggttaacaaaccggccggtttccggttcaAAAACAGGAACCagaccggtccggttcaaaagtGGCAAAACCCCTTTcttttttgtatattatatatatatatatattatagtatttatttgtatattgtaggtatatttacatatgttatatttatttataagtaaggtttatatattaactgactaacagcaatacaggcagcatatacgtatatatatatatatatttagttatatgcttaagttatactacatatacctaaaatatattaagaatatactcatatattaagaatatacttaggttatacaacttgtctatatatatatatgttttaggttatatgtatactatatatacttatatattataacttaagttatatatatatatatatatatatatatatatatatatgtgtgtgtgtgtgtgtgtgtgtgtgtgtgtgttttaggttatatgtatactatatatacttatatattataacttagttatttacatatatatatatttatatatatatatatatatatatatatatatatatatatatatatatatatgtttaagttatatgtatactatattgacttataacttatatatctatgtttaagttatatgtatactatatatacttatatattataacttaagttatttatagcttaatttttttctaagtttataaattcgtattttataaattaagtatgtttatattataagtatattcttagtatattttagttatttttcaagtatataactttttagtttttaatttaagtagatgtatattataagtatattcttagtatattttaggtatattcctaacttaatataagtaaaaatatgaacacaagtaaatagaagaaagctcaatgagtcatatattttattcattcttggataacatttatttgcaagatgtggtttttttttaacttgcaaataatacatgagttgcaaagaaatagtagaataaaatcacaaattctcaatcatttggttaattttccccatatcatattcggtcatggagatatcttcaaagtcttccatttggtccggtccacttgctatcaaatcttcaatctcttcctcttcgcttcctccgcttctaagttttggttgcgtcgctccgatctaatccaatcgcgaatgcatactagtacttgcaagctaaagccggataaggagtgtctatggtctccaatttgttgtcttccttggctaaatgcactctccgaagccacggttgatacttgaaccgtaaggatatctcgagccattcttgagagtatcggatgacttgccttgtatttcttccaccatgctaagacgtccaatttatctagttccttgatatcaaCATTTGGCTgtatcaaataaaagtgatattcatcaaagtttgcattacaagaaggagttggatgtgaatgtaaaacttttaaacccgacaagccctttttgctactttgagaagtagtagggcgtggagcaacgggtgtagcatgttcttccaaattagaataatgagtaaaaacttttctaaactcgtcatcaatagcggtttcggcttcagctaaagatggttgaactccctcttcaatttctaaaaatgtataaatttgaccaaccaatgctttagtataagacacttttaaacaaggatttaaaagagaacccaatataaataaagttgggatgggaaaaaaatacttcttaaattttgttgtcatatcaaaaatagccgcttgataaccgggtttatatttatactcttgtaaaactctagctatatCCGCTAaataggctaaaattccggttaccgtgggatagaattgtttagaaaaaagcaaaagttgcattataaaaaaattctaagagttcaacacattccttaacatcttcccaatccgtaaaatttaaccaatcatcactattaatattatatttgttgtgaacttattGTATGTGAATCATATACTCATATgtttgttgtagcataatgtaagtgtagttccacctagtctcaatttctacttgaattttcctaggtctaaggttattttccacacgagcattcttaaaatctctaattcttcccctattagcattacaaaaaagaaacgcaaccgcatctctaactttttgaatagaatcgtcaaaacgcacgagaccatctttaacaattaagtataaaatgtgacaactacatcttacatgaaaaatatttcttcgCAAAGGGTTTAGTTCtttttttaaaagaccaatcgcctttgtattattagaaacattatctaaagcaatacaaagtgtttttctataaatgctaaaaaatctcataatagtagacattgaatccgctaaaaatttttcatcgtgacgaccttttccttcatcatataaaaaagctataattcttttttgcataacccaattgtcatcaacccaatgacatgtaatagcaaaaaaatctaacttgttaggACTAAGactcaaatcagcggtaagagaaacattacaatttaaagaattaaatacatgacgcaaataaaatctatattttttatacaaatctataacatccgctctacaagtacttgtaagaataccctcaaataacggattataacaacgttgaatgtaagtaacaaatcctaaacccgaaggaaaggaaaatggtaaacaatcataagctaccattttagctatttctacacgctcttttttcttgtcatacttaaaaattttaccggttcgtgggtctattgtcatttgaatacccccacatttgaacccgtttactctccccaaacatccatatgtttctttctgatatgaccatttagtgtacccgttccatcatccttactagtttcttgcttaaaagtaaatatttgtccacatagggtacatttagctgtttggcttttcctatccttagtcataaattttcaaattttagcggttgacttacgagttctaaattttcaaattttagcggttgacttacgagttctaggcggtttgtcttgtgtatgtgattgtgcaggacatgtatctcctatgggattttcgaggGGTTGTGtttcctcatcatcatcatcatcatcaatttcattaaaagtgtcacaccccgatcttactagggtgtgatgggcacccgacccttacttagggccgagcgaaccctctgactcctattacatacataatttttttttcatcatactcaaatcaaatataatctgtgatcatatggactttataacataacataaaatgacacataggctgCTGACAgaaccgacactctatacccacgactctgtctgcaaagtctctaacatttatcagacatcgtagcacatgtactttgactcggtagcactccaggaacaagtggagcttgccaactctgttggaatatcttctatattagcttcaactttccatatactactcgtatgcatcttcatatgtcctttataaaactttgacatgtgggccccacttagcttgcagcaacgagggcttttcgtcaattaacatatgaactaatttacaccatatggtctccaaatgtcatatatatgccattattaccttcttataacacaaccttcattctgaaattgattttcagatttttgttcagcgcgttcgcgccacgttgGGGGctcgttcgcgctgtattggccatTTGGCCCattctaagccgtctacagtttttggtaacgcaaaatttttctggggtgtaacaaaaagtgccggtataatgttgttgcattgcctcatgacctaaaagtggattatttccaccaatatccatacctaaattaggtgtttcttccacaaatgtttcctcattaagcccacgcctaacaataccactactaccggcaccacgtctaaatctcttcgccattattaaatagaattaatttaaatcacactcaaataaatcacaagaaaatgaattgcaacaaattaaattgcgtaaattaaattgcgaaaaataaagatagagttggaacgaaggtaccaaattgccggactaatttccaacaaagtgaaggcggctacaattgcaaatccaccaaagctacttcggattgttgcaaaatcaccaactccaccaacaatattataattgcaaaattaataattgaaactataataagactttataatatttatttgagagaaatttaaagtggctaattgttgcaaagtaactataattgagagattgagatttgagagaaagagaagagtgaattggtgtgaattaaaatggaaatggagagggaTTTATATAGGGGTGAGGGATGGGttgaagtgttaaaaataaaaaagtttagggggtttggggggggggggggaatgagtTGGGGAtcgttgcccaacggtccaatTTGGAGCCCCCAAGCCTGCCAACGGctacaaactaaaaaaaaattaaattaaattccaCCGGTTTTACCAGTTctggttccggtttaaccggttccgatttcaaaaaaattgaaatcggACCGGTATAtaataaccggttccggttttactggtccggttaccggtttgaaccggtaaaaccgaaccggttgacgggcttaACCACTAGTACATTAGCATTTAATATCGACCTGAAAAGGGAAAAGTTGGTGACAACCTCATATCAAAGATTAAAATGTACAGGCACATTAGTAGTCAATCCGCATGGATTTTTATTGCCGATGCCTATGATTTGTCGAATATGCATTCTCATTTGATGATAACCGACCGTCGTGTCGATCTTTGAATACAATTGGATCCCTTTTAATTCATCTAGCGGGCACCATACACCTTTAAGATAATAGAAGATACTACCAATCTCACTTCTCATCTATAGATTCTTCTTCTCTATCTGTAGATGATTGGCCTCAGAAGGTCTAAATCTTAGTATTCAACATTGGACAATCAAAATGTCTAAATCAGGATGAAATCTTCACCTTTTGGCTAATTTAAAAAGAAAACGAGAAGAAACTATGTAACTATGCAAACCCGAGGCCAGTGCCCTTTATCTTTTTCAATAATCGAACTAATCTTGACTTGGAGTATACAACTTGAAGTCACAACTATTTACAATCAATTTATGAATGAGTTAAACTTGCAAAACTTGTTATAACTCCACAACTATTTACAATCAATTTATGAATGAGTTAAACTTGCAAAACTTGTTATGTGCAGGCTCAAGCAACATTTCATTCACTAGAATCAATTTCTCTGTTTTCGTACAGCAGTAAACCAGAATACGAAAGAGAGGAAAAGTAGGAAAAGGAAGATGAAGAAAGGTAAGAGGACAAGAGAGGTTAAAAAACTAGTTGCACTTTCTTTTCTTGTCCCTgacttcgttttttttttttttttttttttggccttttcTTTGTGATGAGTGGCGATTGTAATACGAGTGGAATCCTCACAACCCCACATCTCTAGCACTACTAGTGCCAGGCCACGCCAGGTGGACTAGACCGCGCATGACTTGCCTCAGCCAGTGAAACAGCCATCGCTAACATCATCTGCTCTTCAAAATTCTCAGGAACTATTGAACTGGTATTGGGTTGAAGATCGTTTACCATTTCGCCCTGCATAGGGAATGAAGAAGCATCGTCTTCCATTTCGTCAGAGACTGTATAACTAGTTCCAACTTCGGCCACCATGGACCCGTGATCAGCCCATTCACCGTCCTCCCTTGTTATTTCCAACTGGTTTTCAGGTGACACATGCATGGGGCCCTCAGCATGAGGGTAATCATCATTCTCGAGTTCCTCCCTATTGGAAAACCGATCAGATGCAAGATGCTCATTGTACGATGACATGTTCCGACTGTAGCTACTTGACTCTCCGCCCATTTGCTGGCGCTCAGCAAGGGCTGCAATTGCACAAGCAAGACCACCAGAAGGAGAAGAAGATGAGCCTGAAGCTGCTGGAGCGCTGACTGCTGGGACACATCGATGATCTTCTTCTGTATATTGTTCTGATGGACCAACATCACTATAGTCCATAGCTCGATTTCTGTCATTCTCCTATCATGTGATCAGTTTCATGTGGTAAATTAAGTGCTATACCATAAAAATGCAAGTTCGACAGGGTAAAAAGCATGACCAATTTATCAACCAAACCCAAAGATTATCAGCATGTTAAAAGCGGCAATAGGTGAAGCACTGAAAGAAAAGAAATGATATCCCATTTCAATGGGAACATCACACTGTCAAATATTTTCCGCTAAAagattttcaaaatgtgaaaagaTGAAAATCCAGAATTCAAAATCAACATGATAAACcccaaagaaaaacaagaactgCCCATTTCCACCACTCGAGCTGAGAGAAAGGTTGAAACATTTGACTCCTTTATACCACAACCATCCACAATGAAGAACAGAAATCAAGCACTTCACTCAGAAAAT
Protein-coding sequences here:
- the LOC132616686 gene encoding E3 ubiquitin-protein ligase DA2-like isoform X2 → MKGICTECFLQMKTPNSTRPTQCPFCKTSNYAVEYRGVKTKEQKGIEQIEEQRVIEAKIRMRQQELQDEEDKMQKRRELSSSSSIAGSSEIECCSTAGPSFASAVEGGEVATSQETCAAPAIRQPQRMRQNREDDFDLDLEDIMVMEAIWLSIQENDRNRAMDYSDVGPSEQYTEEDHRCVPAVSAPAASGSSSSPSGGLACAIAALAERQQMGGESSSYSRNMSSYNEHLASDRFSNREELENDDYPHAEGPMHVSPENQLEITREDGEWADHGSMVAEVGTSYTVSDEMEDDASSFPMQGEMVNDLQPNTSSIVPENFEEQMMLAMAVSLAEASHARSSPPGVAWH